CCAGGTGCAGCGCCGCAACCTGCCGCTGCTGGGTTACGGGGCCAAATCGTTTATGCTGGGCATGATTGAGACGGTTATCGAGCTGACCGAGGGCCGCGTGTCGGGCCACGAGATTCAGCAGATACTCGACCACGGCAAGCGCCTGCTCAGCTTCCCCATCGAGCTGCTGCCGCACGTGCCCGAGGTGCTAACCACCCTGAAGGAGCGCGAAATACCGCTGATGCTGCTCACCAAAGGCGACCTGTTCGACTAGGAAAGCAAGCTGGCCCGCTCCGGCCTGGGCGAGTACTTCGACCACCTCGAAATCGTGAGCGAGAAAAACGAGGACACCTACCGCCGCATTCTGGCGCGCTACCAGCTGCTGCCCGAGGAGTTCCTGATGATCGGCAACTCCCTGAAATCGGACGTGCTGCCCGTGGCCCGCCTAGGTGCCCAAGCGGTGTACGTGCCCTACCACACCACCTGGGTAATGGAGCGCGTACCCGCCGAAGAATTGGAAGGCGTGGCATTTCACCAGATCAGTTCACTGGCCGAAGTACCCGATTACCTGACGGAACTGGAGCTACAAGGGTAGATGACTCCTGGGTTTACAACCAAGGTGCCATCAGAACACCAGCTCTGCTGTTGGTAATTGTGTCATCCTGAGCACAGCGAAGGACCTTACCACGTGAGAACGACCTAGGGACAGGTAGTTGCTATCGAGCGTGGTAAGGTCCTTCGCTTTGCTCAGGATGACAGTTTGTAACTGTTAGCCAAAGCTGGCAGGAGTAGACGTTATCTACTATTACCCCTCCAGCCAGCTCTTCACCGCCGCGGCCTTTTCGCGGCTTACAATCACCTCATCCGTAGGAGCGGGCTGCAAATCAAGCTTTAGCTTGCCGTTGAACCACGGATGCAGCCGCTGCACGGCCGATAGCTGGGCGATAAACTGGCGGTTGAGGCGGAAGAACAGCTTCGCATCAAGCAACTGCTCGAGCTGCTCCAGGGTGTAATCGACGAGGTAGCGCTGCCCTGGGTGCGTAACCAGCGTAACGGTTTCGTGGCGGCTCTGGAACCAGGCAATGTCGGTGGCCTGAATGGGGAGCAGCTGCTCGCTTTGCCTCACCAAAAACCGCGTTTTGGGTTGCGCAGGCGAAGCGGCCGTGTTGGCGTTGAGCAGGCTTTGCAGGCGCTGCGCCACCTCCGAGGCCGCCAAAGCGGGGCTGTGCCACTGCCGCAGCTTTTGCAGCGCGGTTTGCAGCTCGGCCAATTTAATGGGCTTCAGCAGGTAATCAACGCTGTGCGTTTTAAAGGCTTGCAGGGCGTACTGATCGTAGGCCGTGGTGAAGATAACGGGCGTGGTAACCACCAGCTGATCAAACACATCGAGGCTGATGCCGTCGGCCAAGTGAATATCGGCCAGGATGAGGTGCGGCTCGGGGTGGGTGCGCAGCCACTCCACGGCCCCGGCTACGGTGTCGCAGTGGGCAACTACCTGCGCATCGGGGGCGGCTTGGGCCAGCAGGCGCTGCAGCCGCTCGGCCGCCGGGTATTCGTCTTCGAGCAGGAGAACGTTCATCCTTCGTTGGAATTCTGAATTATGAATGCTGAATTATGAATTCGTGTATTCGGAAAAAGCGGGGCATAAACTCGTCTCACCAAGCTTGCCTCGGGGCGTAGCGGCTACTTCCAATTCATAATTCAGCATTCATAATTCAGAATTAACTAAACAAGCGGTAGCCGTACGCTGAAGGTAGCTGCCTCGTCGAGGACCTCCACGGGGCGCTGCGGGGTCAGCAGGGCGTACCGCTCGCGGATGTTGCGCAGGCCCGTGCCGGTGCTGGGCCCCAGGCTGGTGGTGCGGGCGCGGCGGGCGTTTTGCACCGTCAGCCAGCCTTCGGGGGTGGCCGTTACGTGCACGTGCAGCGCGTGCTGGCGCGAGGCCTCGTTGTGCTTCAGGGCGTTTTCGATGAGCAATTGCACGCTCAGGGGCGCTACCTGGTGCTCGAGCAGCTCGGCGGGTACATCGAGGCTGACTTGCAGGTTGTCGCGCAGGCGGGCTTTTTGCAGCGCTACGTAGGCCTCCACAAAGGCCAGCTCTTCGTGCAGGGGCACCAGGCTCCGCTCGCGGCTCAGCAATACGTAGCGGTACACATCGGCGAGGCGCTCCACGAAGTCCTGCGCAGGCTCGTTTTCGGGCTCGATGAGGGCCGATAGGGTGTTGAGCGAGTTGAACAGAAAGTGCGGATCGAGCTGCTGCTGCAGGGCCTCGAGCTGAGCGCGCTGGTTGGCGCTTTGCAGCTGCTCGGCGCGGCGCACGTTTTGCTCCCACTGCAGAAAAAAGTGCCGGCTCTCGTAGCCCAGCTGCACCACCGTGGTGGGTATCAGATCGAAGATGATTTGCCGCACGATAAACCCCGGCGCCAAGCTAAAGTACTGCGGCATGAGCAGGTGCATGAGCGCCACTAAGCCAATGGTGGCCAGGCTGGTGTAGAGCAAGCTGCCCACGGCCAGCCACCAGAGGCGCCGGGCGGTTTGGTGCACCTGCGGAAAGCGCTGAAACAGCACATCCCAAAGGGCGCGGTTGCCCAGCCACAGCACCGCCGTGAAGAGCAGCGACACCGCCCAGTTGACGAAGAACGCCGGCCACGAGTGCAGCTGACCAGCGTTGCCAAGCAGCACGATGAGGAGGCTAAGCAGCGGTATACCGATCAGGCTAATGCGACGGTCGTTCATGGCGAAGTGCTGATGGCCCCTGGGCAACGCCGTGAAGATAGCCACCTAGGGCAGCGAAACGAGCGGCAGGCCCTGCACGGCGTGCCAGTACAGCCAGGCCACTGCCCCGGTATACAGCGCGGCAAACAGCACCACGCCCAAGGCCTGGGCGCCGGGGCGCAGCTGGGGCAGGTAGCGCGTAATCAGCCAGCCCACCAGCGGAATGGCTTGCAAGGCGTGCAAACCCAGGAAATGCGCGGCGCGCAAATCCCCGTGGCGGGTGCTCCAGCCCAGCAGGGGCAGGCCCGCGCCGCCATCGGCGGCGCCCACGGTGTGCGCCATGCGCGCCGACATGCTGCCGCCCACCGCGCTGCCCACCAGAAACAAAATCAGCCCCAGGCGCATGCCCCAAACCCACGCCGAGGAGCCGTGCGGCCGGTGCCGGAACATCAGCCAAATGGCCCACACAATGGCAACGGTGTTGATGAGGATAAACACCCCCATCAGCTGAAACACGATGGCATCGAACCAGGAGCTGATGTTGAAGTGCGAGGTGGTGCCGCGGGCCGCCTGCAGGTACACGCAGCTGATTTCGATGGCCAGCGCCACGCCCACCAAGCGCCCGATGCGGCGCGCACTGCGTTGCACCTGGGCGGGCAAATCGGCCAGCAGCCACGCCAACGACCACAGGTACACCACCCCGGCTATGCTGAACTTAATGGGCTTAACCCACACGTTGAGGCCCGTTATGGTACGCTCATCCAAAGGCCACAGCACCAGGGCTGCCGCCAGCAGCGCCACGTGCAGCCAGCCTGCCCAAGCCAACGCCGGCTGGCACCCGTGGATGATGCGCAACCAGGTGGGGCGCTTAAGCAGCGCGGCCGGGGCGGCTTGGAAATTGATTGCGGGGGCAAGGGCAGTTTTCATGGCTCAGAAGGGCAGGTTAATTGGATAGTGGTTGGGTTAGGCAAGCGTAGTGGCGGCAACCTCGGCGGCCGGGGCGGGGCGCAGCAGGCGCAACCCGGCGTAGAGCAGCAAGCCCAGCGGGCCAACCAGGAAGGTGAACAGCAGGGCCGGAATCAGGAGCACGTGCGGCAGGCCGCGGCGCTCGGCATCGCGCACTTCCCAAATGCCCACGCACAAATCAAAGCACAGGTAATGCGCCCAGCCGGCGGTTAGGGCCCACGGGTCGCGGAACAGGGCGGCTACTTCGGCCAATGAGCCGAAGCCGCCTTCGCCGCCGTGCGGCCCTAGGTAGTGCACCACCAGCAAGCTGCCATAAGCCGCGGCATAGAGCAGGGGCCAGGCGCCGCTGCGCACCAGGCGACGCGTAACCACCCAGCGCGGGGCCACGGCCAGCAGCAGCCAGGCCGGCAATATCAGCGTGTTGGCGATGGTAAAGGCGAGTTCGGGCGTCATGGTAGCGGGGCGGCGGTGTAGTGTACAGTTCGAAAGTACTGCCGCACGCGGCCGCGGGGTAGCGCAACCGGGGCGAAACGAACCGCCCGCCGGGTGAACCGTAGCAAGCCGCCGGGCGAACCGGTGGGCTAATAATTGGCCCGGCCAGGGTTATTTACCTGGTTTGGCCGGTGCTACCGACACCTAAGCTGCCCACGCCCGTACTTTTGACCTGTGAACCTGCTCGTCCGCTACTCGTTGCTCGGAGGCTTGCTGGCCATTGGCTGGCCCGCGGCTGCGCGCTCGTTTTCTGCTAGCCCCAACATCCTAGGTGCAGCCGATAGCAGCCGCGTGCGGCAGGCACACCGGCGGGTGGTGTTTCAGTTCGATCAGCGGTTTTCGCTGCTGCAAAACGAGTTGGTGGGCATCAACGGCGTAAAGCTGGGCGTGGAGTGGCGCGGCCGCCTGCGCACCGGCGTGGGCGTGTATTTTTTAGGCAGTGCCTTGCCCACCAATGCGCCCGCACCTTTTCCGCTGCCCGCCGGCACCGAAAACACCGTGCGCTTTCGCTACGCCGTGCTTTACGGCGAGTACGTGCTCATCGGCACGCCGCGCTGGGAGCTGAGTGTGCCCGTGCAGGCCGGGCTGGGCCGCTACTACGTGCGCTACGAGCAGCCCGATGGCAGCGTGTTTCGCACGCCGCGCCAGCACATCTGGCTCGTCGAGCCGACCCTAGGTGGGCACATGCGCGTGTTTCGGTGGGTAGGCGTGGGCGCCGGCGCCGGTTACCGCCAGGCCCTGCTCACCAACGAAAAGCTCGAAAACGACATCAGCGGCGCCATTTTCTACGGCCGCGTGAAGCTGTTTTTGGGCGACCTGTACAAAATCGTGCGGGGCCGCCAGCGCTTGTTCTCGCAGCAAGGGCTGAGGAGGAGTGACAGGTGATGAGGTGACAGGTGACAGGTGACAGGTGACAGGTGACAAGGAACGGGTAAAACAAACGGCCGGGGCCGGACGCTACCAGCGTCCGGCCCCGGCCGTTTGCGATAATGCGAGGGTTGGGCTGGCTTAGCGGCCGACCTGTCACCTGTCACCTGTCACGTGTTACTTGTTACCTCATCACCTAATTACTGTTTCGTAACGGTTACGCCGGTTGAGGTGCGCGAGCGGCGCATCATAAAGCGCATGGTTGCGCCGGTGGCGCCTTTGCCGTCGAGGTTGTCGGTTTGCAGCAGCTCCCAGCCCAACGAGCCCATGTAGTTAAGCGCCGTAACGTAGGTGCTGAATACCTGGAGCTTGCCCACCTCTACCTTCGAGAGCGAACCGCCGCCCAGCTTCTCCACGCCGTAGCCGAAGTCGGAGAAAATGTCGCCGTTGTTGCGCACCGTCAGCTCGCAGTACTCGTAGCGGGGCGCATCGGGCGCTGCCGCCGTGGGGGCCGCGGGTTTGGTTTGGGCGCTGGCTACCGACGGGGCAACGGCGCAGGCAGCAAGCAAAAACGAAGCAGCGAAGAGCTTTTTCATAAGCAGTTAGGGTATTCGAGGGTACTAAGAAAGCGAAAATGCCGGCTGCTTGGGTCAGGCAGCCGGCATTTTCAGTACTGAAAGGGCAGGAATATGGTTGAGCTTAGACGAAAGATACTTTTTCGTCGTTGGCTTGGTCCAATCCTCGCCTAGGTCAGTTCGCGTTCGGCAAGAAGGAGTACTTGCGGCCGTACTCCAGCATCTGCTGGGCAAAGTCGCT
The sequence above is drawn from the Hymenobacter sp. YIM 151858-1 genome and encodes:
- a CDS encoding ABA4-like family protein, whose translation is MTPELAFTIANTLILPAWLLLAVAPRWVVTRRLVRSGAWPLLYAAAYGSLLVVHYLGPHGGEGGFGSLAEVAALFRDPWALTAGWAHYLCFDLCVGIWEVRDAERRGLPHVLLIPALLFTFLVGPLGLLLYAGLRLLRPAPAAEVAATTLA
- a CDS encoding LytR/AlgR family response regulator transcription factor, which produces MNVLLLEDEYPAAERLQRLLAQAAPDAQVVAHCDTVAGAVEWLRTHPEPHLILADIHLADGISLDVFDQLVVTTPVIFTTAYDQYALQAFKTHSVDYLLKPIKLAELQTALQKLRQWHSPALAASEVAQRLQSLLNANTAASPAQPKTRFLVRQSEQLLPIQATDIAWFQSRHETVTLVTHPGQRYLVDYTLEQLEQLLDAKLFFRLNRQFIAQLSAVQRLHPWFNGKLKLDLQPAPTDEVIVSREKAAAVKSWLEG
- a CDS encoding HAD hydrolase-like protein — translated: MSEKNEDTYRRILARYQLLPEEFLMIGNSLKSDVLPVARLGAQAVYVPYHTTWVMERVPAEELEGVAFHQISSLAEVPDYLTELELQG
- a CDS encoding HAD family hydrolase, with amino-acid sequence MPVPKLVAFDADDTLWPNQPHYDLAEAQLYQLLTHYADADTLGQHFYQVQRRNLPLLGYGAKSFMLGMIETVIELTEGRVSGHEIQQILDHGKRLLSFPIELLPHVPEVLTTLKEREIPLMLLTKGDLFD
- a CDS encoding sensor histidine kinase yields the protein MNDRRISLIGIPLLSLLIVLLGNAGQLHSWPAFFVNWAVSLLFTAVLWLGNRALWDVLFQRFPQVHQTARRLWWLAVGSLLYTSLATIGLVALMHLLMPQYFSLAPGFIVRQIIFDLIPTTVVQLGYESRHFFLQWEQNVRRAEQLQSANQRAQLEALQQQLDPHFLFNSLNTLSALIEPENEPAQDFVERLADVYRYVLLSRERSLVPLHEELAFVEAYVALQKARLRDNLQVSLDVPAELLEHQVAPLSVQLLIENALKHNEASRQHALHVHVTATPEGWLTVQNARRARTTSLGPSTGTGLRNIRERYALLTPQRPVEVLDEAATFSVRLPLV